TATCAAGAAAAAAGGAGAACACTGTGCCATCGTAATGAGGCCTTAAGACATTATAAGAGGGAAGGTATTTGATTACCTTAAAAAGAACGGGAGGCTCGCCATATTCCGAAGAAAAAATCGTTTCTAAACCTATCTCACTTGCAGCTTGTTGGAAGAGAGTTCCAAATGGATTTTGAATATTTCGGCAAGTATCCAAAAAAAGAGTGATTTCGGGAACTTCATTGAATTCTTTATATCGAGAGCAAACAAATTCATGGAAATGGGTCGAATAATAAAAAGCGATCTGCTTTCTTCCTTCTTTTTCTGACTCGTCGTAAAAGCCAAAAAAATCAGTGGAGTAATAATTTCTCTCTTTTGATCTAATAAACCGTTCTTTTGCGATGTATAATTTTTTTGCCCAACTAGGATTTTTTTGAAGAAATGCGATAAATTCATCAAAATGAGCATAAAGCGAATCAAAGGTTTCCGAGCCTTGTTCCTTATTGCAAATCTCAGAATAACCTAATTGCTTGAATTGCTCTGCAAGTGGATTTGCAGAAAGCGATTGAAAGACAAGAAAACTTAATAAAAATAAGGTCTTAGACATAATCATCAGGCCATCGTATTACTTCCTTTTTGAATTGTCAAATTAAAATTTTTGATAAGAAATCCAAAAACTCTTCCTGGGCGGTTATATAAAAAGGTAACTCAATGTAGCTCTTACTTATCGCTAATCCTGACTATAAAAGGCGTGTATCGAAAGGATAATGGGTTTTACTAGAAATAGCTTAAAAAGGAAAAGCGTGCCAAAAACTAACCTTCAAAAGCTTTACATTGAGCTTATAATCTTTTGAGTTTATCCTTATCTCTTAACAATTAGTCTTAATGTGATTAGAAATGCAGTACATATTAGTTCATGGAGCCTGGCAAGGTGGCTGGTGCTTTGAATTTCTTGCCGAGGAACTTATAAAGCTTGGCAATAAAGTTTCTTGTCTTGACCTTCCGGGTCATGGAAAAAGCCCTTTTCCCCTATCACAAGCCACTTATGAGATTTACTATCACAGCCTCGAAGAAGAGATAAAAAAATTTGATGAGGTCATACTTGTTGCCCACTCCATGTCAGGAATTTTAGCCGCCCCTCTTTTAGATAAACATTCTGATCGTATTTCCCACCTATTTCTCATTTCTGCCTTTGTCGCTCAAAAAGGCCAATCGCTTTTAGATGTAGCCATAGCCGGAGGCCCTTCAGAAATTCCTAACCTCCTAATCACCGATGAAGAAAATCAAACACAAAGCTTGGATCTTATCAAAGCAAGAGAAGCACTTTTTCATGATTGTCCTGAAGAGCTTGCTGATTGGGCTATTCAAAGATTGCAAGCAAATCCCATAGCTCCTTTTATAACGCCTGTAAATTGGGTTGATTCCGGCAAAACTAAAGAAAAAAGAACCTATATTGTTTGCGAAGATGACAGAGATGTGCACCCTTCCACACAACTTAATATTCTTAAAAATTATCCATGCCTCGTCATCCCTTTTAAATCCGGTCATTTTCCCTTTCTTTCCAAACCAAAAGAGCTTGCAGAAATTTTAAATTCTCGGGATGAATCGCAAAGAAATTAATTTTGCTTAATTGAATTAAAAGTTTTTCTTTTATTTTTAGTTTAATTTTTTAACACTGGCGTAAAGCTACCTTGAAACAAGGCTAAGTTACAAGTTATTATTCTGTAACTAATTAGTGAAGATGATGAGTAATTTTACAATTGAAAAAGCTAGTTTAAAAGAAATGGATTTCCTACTAGCCCAAGCTAGAAATGAAGGATGGAACCCGGGGTTATCTGATGCTTCAGCTTTCTATAGCACAGACCCAAATGGCTTTTTTATTGGAAAGCTTGATGGGGAAAAAATCGGCTGTATTTCCTCCGTTGCTTATGACGCCAACTATGGGTTTCTTGGATTCTATATCGTTATTCCGAAATACCGGGGAAAAGGCTACGGCTTGAAGCTTTGGAATCATGCGATTTCTCATCAAGAAACAAGATCGATTGGTTTAGATGGAGTCGTAGCCCAGCAAGATAATTATAAAAAATCGGGATTTAGGTTCTTTTATAATAATATTCGTTATGGTGGAAAAGTTAAAGGATTGGAAAGCAAGGAGCTAATACCCATAAATGAAACCTTTTTTCAAGCTATTATAGATTTTGATGAACCCATTTTTGGAGCTAATAGATCTCATTTTCTAAAGGCTTGGTTTCAAATGCCCAATTCTTGGGGCTATGCCAAAAAAATTTCGGGCAGCCTGACAGGGTATGGGTGGATTCGGAAATGCCATAGCGGCTTTAAGATTGGTCCCCTTTACGCACACGATCAGGAAACCGCAAGAGAGATTTTTCTAGCTCTAGCAGATCGATCTCATAATTCAGAAATTTTTTTAGATGTTCCTCAGCCAAATGAAGAAGCAATCGGTCTTGCAGAAGAATCTGGGATGAGAGCTGTTTTCGAGACAGCTCGAATGTATAAAGGAATCCCCCCAAAGCAAGAATTAAAAAAAGTATTTGGAGTTTCGACATTTGAGCTCGGTTAAATTTTTAATGTGAGCTAAAAAAACAAAAGATAAGTATACTTAAAGACATTTAACAAGTTTAATTTTTGAAAAATGCCAAAGTATAAGCCCAATAAAATATGGATTGACGCAGATTCCTGCCCAAAGGCCATTAAAGAAATCGTTTTTAAATCAAGCCAGCGTTTGAAAATAAAAATAATACTTGTTGCAAATGAGTATCAATACATTCCCGAAAGCGATCTTATCGAATTGATTGTGGTACACAAAGGTTTTGATGCCGCAGATCAACATATTATTGATCAGGTCGAGATTCATGACATCGTCATCACACAAGATATTCCCCTAGCCTCAGAAGTTTTGAAAAAAAAAGCAATTGCCCTAAACCCTCGTGGCGAAATCTACAATGAAAATAATATAGGCACGATTCTATCGCTGCGCGATATTATGAAAGAGTTTCGTGACGCCGGAACGATTACGGGGGGGCCTGCAGCGTTCGGACCCAAAAATATTAAACAATTTGCCGACTCTCTAAATAAATTGCTTTCGTAAATTTAAAGTTTAAATTTAAAAACTTTATCCATTCTTCCCGATCAACCTCTTTAACTTTACTCAATAAAAAAATAATAAACTATTTTTAAATAGTTATAGTTTCAATAAAGTAAAAAATAATTAATTTTAATATTAACTGTTATTATTTCTCGAAATGCAATAAAATACATTATTTACTAATAAGCAGGACTATGTAATATGCAGACAAACTATGTTGCCAACACACTTGTTCAAGAAAATTTTAGATCACGCACCAATCCTTTTGTATGTAATCTTGAGATAGACAGCACGGGTTTTCACTATAATCACTCTCACTCTCAAGACTCCTGCAAAATAGATAAAATACAAAAATGCATGCTTTTTAATCTTCAACAAATAGAGAGCAATCGTTACTCGTCTGCAGTTGTAAGAGATTTGCGTTCTATATATGAGATGGATAAGAAAAGAGCTGAGTCGCTGGTTTATTTGGAAGCTCAACAAAACGATAATTTAAGAATAGTTTCAGGAGAACCATCGGCAACTCAAGAAGCTTCCAAAACAGCTATTTTAGTAACGGTAGTTCACAAACATTTCCGACCTACAAAAAATCAAAAGCCACACTTGAGATATAAAGTTAAAAAAAATCAATTAGTTGTCCGCCATTTTCATGGG
This DNA window, taken from Criblamydia sequanensis CRIB-18, encodes the following:
- a CDS encoding alpha/beta fold hydrolase, which translates into the protein MQYILVHGAWQGGWCFEFLAEELIKLGNKVSCLDLPGHGKSPFPLSQATYEIYYHSLEEEIKKFDEVILVAHSMSGILAAPLLDKHSDRISHLFLISAFVAQKGQSLLDVAIAGGPSEIPNLLITDEENQTQSLDLIKAREALFHDCPEELADWAIQRLQANPIAPFITPVNWVDSGKTKEKRTYIVCEDDRDVHPSTQLNILKNYPCLVIPFKSGHFPFLSKPKELAEILNSRDESQRN
- a CDS encoding GNAT family N-acetyltransferase, whose amino-acid sequence is MSNFTIEKASLKEMDFLLAQARNEGWNPGLSDASAFYSTDPNGFFIGKLDGEKIGCISSVAYDANYGFLGFYIVIPKYRGKGYGLKLWNHAISHQETRSIGLDGVVAQQDNYKKSGFRFFYNNIRYGGKVKGLESKELIPINETFFQAIIDFDEPIFGANRSHFLKAWFQMPNSWGYAKKISGSLTGYGWIRKCHSGFKIGPLYAHDQETAREIFLALADRSHNSEIFLDVPQPNEEAIGLAEESGMRAVFETARMYKGIPPKQELKKVFGVSTFELG
- a CDS encoding YaiI/YqxD family protein, with the protein product MPKYKPNKIWIDADSCPKAIKEIVFKSSQRLKIKIILVANEYQYIPESDLIELIVVHKGFDAADQHIIDQVEIHDIVITQDIPLASEVLKKKAIALNPRGEIYNENNIGTILSLRDIMKEFRDAGTITGGPAAFGPKNIKQFADSLNKLLS